A stretch of the Mesorhizobium huakuii genome encodes the following:
- a CDS encoding LysR substrate-binding domain-containing protein — protein MARSDINRSGEIEVFVRVVEAGSFSAAARALRMTPSAVSKLIARLEARLGARLVSRSTRKLQLTPEGTAFYESGLRILADMAAAEREAAAGAAPRGRLRVNSYVPFGVHRLIPLLPRFLERYPEISVDLVLTDSVIDLMAERADVAIRAGPLGESRLVARKLGQSPVVMVAAPSYLEVHGTPLTPADLDSHNRMGFGFVRHIDGWPFVDAEGRAVMVPITGNTLVSDGEAMRLMTLAGAGISRLARWHVAADIAAGRLVALLEDFNPGDEEATHAVYVGQGQHLPARVRAFLDFLAETVRL, from the coding sequence ATGGCGAGATCCGACATCAACCGCTCCGGCGAGATCGAAGTGTTCGTGCGCGTCGTCGAGGCGGGCAGCTTCTCGGCCGCGGCACGCGCGTTGCGCATGACGCCGTCGGCGGTGAGCAAGCTGATCGCGCGGCTGGAAGCCCGGCTCGGGGCGCGGCTGGTCAGCCGTTCGACACGCAAGCTGCAGCTGACGCCAGAGGGAACCGCCTTCTACGAGAGCGGGCTGCGCATCCTGGCCGACATGGCGGCGGCCGAACGCGAAGCGGCGGCGGGTGCCGCGCCGCGCGGGCGGCTGCGGGTCAACAGCTACGTGCCGTTTGGGGTGCACCGGCTGATCCCGCTTTTGCCGCGTTTCCTCGAACGCTACCCCGAAATATCGGTCGATCTGGTGCTGACCGACAGCGTCATCGACCTGATGGCCGAACGCGCCGACGTCGCCATCCGCGCCGGGCCGCTCGGCGAATCACGGCTGGTGGCGCGCAAGCTCGGGCAGAGCCCGGTGGTCATGGTTGCGGCACCGTCCTATCTTGAGGTGCATGGCACGCCGCTGACGCCGGCCGATCTCGACAGCCACAACCGCATGGGCTTCGGCTTCGTCAGGCATATCGATGGCTGGCCGTTTGTCGACGCGGAAGGCCGCGCGGTCATGGTCCCGATCACCGGCAACACGCTGGTCAGTGACGGTGAGGCGATGCGACTGATGACGTTGGCCGGAGCCGGCATCTCCCGGTTGGCGCGCTGGCACGTCGCGGCCGATATCGCCGCCGGGCGGCTGGTGGCGCTGCTGGAGGATTTCAATCCGGGCGACGAGGAGGCGACGCACGCGGTCTATGTCGGCCAGGGCCAGCACCTGCCGGCACGGGTGCGGGCCTTTCTCGATTTCCTGGCCGAGACCGTGCGGCTCTGA
- a CDS encoding usg protein translates to MRDHAEMDLMLKGYGLTTAKILYHFPDHPHLLQSFIWQDYDLAPEFPVLVRFIDFWKAKLDGPLHSVVYTHQKLIAPNEWRKVDGEFVLH, encoded by the coding sequence ATGCGCGACCATGCCGAAATGGACTTGATGCTCAAAGGCTATGGCCTGACCACGGCCAAGATTCTTTATCACTTCCCCGATCATCCGCATCTGCTGCAGAGCTTCATCTGGCAGGACTACGATCTGGCGCCAGAGTTTCCGGTGCTGGTCCGTTTCATCGATTTCTGGAAGGCCAAGCTCGACGGGCCGCTGCACTCGGTTGTCTACACGCACCAGAAGCTGATCGCGCCGAATGAATGGCGCAAGGTGGACGGCGAGTTCGTGCTGCATTAG
- a CDS encoding MFS transporter has product MPLALYALAAGAFGIGVTEFVIMGLLIDVSKDLGVSISAAGQLISGYALGVVIGAPLLTIATGTWPRKTVLLALMAIFTLGNLACALAPDYWTLMGARIITAFAHGTFFGVGSVVATGLVAPNKKASAIALMFTGLTIANILGVPFGTWLGQAFGWRATFWAVTLVGLAAFAVILLLVPRSQEAPEKSDLRADLAVLRRTPVLLGLATTVLGYAGVFAVFTYIAPLLTEISGFKEAAVSPILLVFGGGLIAGNLAGGKVADRWLMPAVLGSLVVLALVLATMSFAIHSQVLAVIYVGLLGAAAFATVAPLQMWVLDKAQGAGQSLASSFNIAAFNLGNAAGAWLGGAVIAHGMGLGSLTWVAALLPVAALGVAGLALRLDRTNALGAPVSVRF; this is encoded by the coding sequence ATGCCTCTTGCTCTCTACGCCCTCGCCGCCGGTGCCTTCGGCATCGGTGTCACTGAATTCGTCATCATGGGTCTGCTCATCGATGTCAGCAAAGACCTCGGCGTCTCGATCTCGGCCGCCGGCCAACTCATTTCCGGCTATGCGCTGGGCGTCGTCATTGGCGCGCCGCTGCTCACCATCGCCACCGGCACCTGGCCGCGCAAGACCGTGCTTCTGGCGCTGATGGCGATCTTCACGCTGGGCAATCTCGCCTGTGCGCTGGCGCCCGACTACTGGACGCTGATGGGCGCCCGCATCATCACCGCCTTTGCCCATGGCACCTTCTTCGGCGTCGGCTCTGTCGTCGCCACCGGCCTGGTCGCGCCCAACAAGAAGGCCTCGGCGATCGCGCTGATGTTCACCGGGCTCACCATCGCCAACATCCTCGGCGTGCCCTTCGGCACCTGGCTCGGCCAGGCCTTTGGCTGGCGCGCGACCTTCTGGGCAGTGACCCTGGTCGGCCTGGCGGCCTTCGCCGTCATCCTTCTTCTGGTGCCGCGCAGCCAAGAGGCACCCGAGAAGAGTGATTTGCGCGCCGATCTTGCCGTGCTGCGCCGTACGCCCGTCCTGCTCGGCCTCGCCACCACCGTGCTCGGCTACGCCGGCGTCTTCGCCGTCTTCACCTACATCGCTCCGTTGCTGACCGAGATCAGCGGGTTCAAGGAAGCCGCCGTATCGCCGATCCTGCTCGTCTTCGGCGGCGGCCTCATCGCCGGCAACCTCGCCGGCGGCAAGGTCGCCGACCGCTGGCTGATGCCGGCTGTGCTGGGCAGCCTTGTGGTGCTGGCCCTGGTGCTCGCGACCATGAGCTTTGCCATCCACAGCCAGGTCTTGGCCGTGATCTATGTCGGCCTGCTCGGAGCCGCTGCCTTCGCCACCGTGGCGCCGCTGCAGATGTGGGTGCTGGACAAGGCGCAAGGCGCCGGCCAGAGCCTCGCCTCGTCCTTCAACATCGCCGCCTTCAATCTCGGCAACGCCGCCGGCGCGTGGCTTGGCGGCGCGGTCATCGCCCATGGCATGGGGCTGGGTTCGCTCACCTGGGTCGCCGCCTTGCTGCCGGTCGCGGCGCTCGGCGTGGCCGGGCTGGCCCTGCGCCTCGATCGCACCAACGCGCTCGGCGCGCCGGTCTCTGTCCGGTTCTGA
- a CDS encoding SAM-dependent methyltransferase, which translates to MDATERAARIVRTVIEALKPGFAVRLWTGERIGPAGGPVLAINDQDIVWQLARRPNFSTLLEMWISRTIDVEDGSLFDLYALPSKGKLRLKALPKLAILRDLPAVLFSRRQMTKRADLAGRNPFVSGSNKQAIEHHYDISNAFYRLFLDERMVYTCAYFTDFANGIDQAQKDKLDHICRKLRLKPGDRLLDIGCGWGAMLIHAAKHYGAIGHGVSLSEEQTRLARERIRAEGLEDKITIDIKSYTELDGSYDKISSIGMFEAVGLANHATYFSTVHRLLKPGGIYLHHAITRRGKGGTRKTLRKGAEYKALIKYIFPGGEVDTIGMTLGNLEAHGFLVADVENLREHYARTCRLWAERLQARFGEAIAEVGEPKARLWLLYLTGCSITFDRGSAQIFQTVVTKRARGPSGLPPTRADLYR; encoded by the coding sequence ATGGACGCCACCGAAAGAGCCGCGCGCATCGTTCGAACCGTGATCGAGGCGCTGAAGCCGGGCTTTGCCGTCCGGCTGTGGACTGGCGAGCGGATCGGTCCCGCCGGCGGTCCGGTGCTTGCCATCAACGATCAGGACATCGTCTGGCAGTTGGCCCGCCGGCCGAATTTCTCGACGCTGCTCGAGATGTGGATTTCGAGGACGATCGACGTCGAGGACGGGTCGCTGTTCGATCTCTACGCCCTGCCTTCGAAGGGAAAGCTGAGGTTGAAGGCGTTGCCGAAGCTGGCGATCCTGCGCGACCTGCCCGCAGTCCTGTTTTCGCGACGGCAGATGACAAAACGGGCCGATCTTGCCGGGCGAAATCCCTTCGTCAGCGGGTCCAACAAGCAGGCGATCGAACATCACTACGACATTTCGAACGCCTTCTACCGGCTCTTCCTCGATGAGCGCATGGTCTACACCTGCGCTTATTTCACCGATTTCGCCAACGGCATCGACCAGGCGCAGAAGGACAAGCTCGACCATATCTGCCGTAAGCTCAGGCTGAAGCCGGGCGACCGGCTACTCGACATCGGCTGCGGCTGGGGCGCGATGCTGATCCATGCCGCCAAGCACTATGGTGCGATCGGACATGGTGTGTCGCTGTCCGAGGAGCAGACCCGGCTGGCGCGCGAGCGCATCCGGGCCGAAGGGCTGGAGGACAAGATCACCATCGACATCAAGTCCTACACCGAACTCGACGGCAGCTATGACAAGATCTCGTCGATCGGCATGTTCGAGGCCGTCGGTCTCGCTAACCACGCCACCTATTTCTCGACCGTCCATCGCCTGCTGAAGCCGGGCGGCATCTATCTGCACCACGCCATCACGAGGCGCGGCAAGGGTGGCACGCGCAAGACTTTGCGCAAGGGCGCGGAATACAAGGCGCTGATCAAATACATCTTTCCCGGCGGCGAGGTCGATACGATCGGCATGACGCTCGGCAATCTCGAGGCGCACGGCTTTCTCGTCGCCGACGTTGAGAATCTGCGAGAACATTATGCCCGCACCTGCAGGCTATGGGCCGAGCGCCTGCAGGCCCGCTTCGGCGAAGCCATCGCCGAGGTCGGCGAGCCCAAGGCGCGGCTCTGGCTGCTTTACCTGACCGGCTGTTCGATCACCTTCGATCGCGGCTCGGCGCAGATTTTCCAGACCGTCGTCACCAAGCGGGCGCGGGGTCCGAGCGGCCTGCCGCCGACGCGGGCGGATCTATATCGGTAG
- the acs gene encoding acetate--CoA ligase, which translates to MSEVHVHRVQPAWKKNALIDNDTYLKWYADSIKNPDKFWGKHGKRIDWFKPFSKVKNTSFDGKVSIKWFEDGLTNVSYNCIDRHLKKRGDQTAIIWEGDNPYDDKKITYNELYEHVCRLANVMKKHGVKKGDRVTIYMPMIPEAAYAMLACTRIGAIHSIVFGGFSPDALAGRIVDCESTFVITADEGLRGGKPIPLKENTDKAIDIAAKNFVMVKNVVVVRRTGGKIGWAPGRDVWYHDEVATVKAECKPEKMKAEDPLFILYTSGSTGKPKGVLHTTAGYLVYASMTHQYVFDYHDGDIFWCTADVGWVTGHSYIIYGPLANGATTLMFEGVPNYPSQSRFWEVIDKHKVNIFYTAPTALRALMGAGNDPVKKTSRKSLRVLGSVGEPINPEAWEWYFNVVGNGKVPIVDTWWQTETGGILITPLPGATDLKPGSATRPFFGVKPQLVDGEGKVLEGAADGNLCITDSWPGQMRTVYGDHDRFVQTYFSTYKGKYFTGDGCRRDADGYYWITGRVDDVINVSGHRMGTAEVESALVSHDKVSEAAVVGYPHDIKGQGIYSYVTLMKGEEPTEELRKELIAHVRKEIGAIASPDKIQFAPGLPKTRSGKIMRRILRKIAEDDYVALGDTSTLADPAVVDDLIANRQNKKG; encoded by the coding sequence ATGTCCGAGGTTCATGTCCATCGCGTCCAGCCGGCGTGGAAGAAGAATGCGCTGATCGACAACGACACGTATCTCAAATGGTATGCCGACAGCATCAAGAACCCGGACAAGTTCTGGGGCAAGCACGGCAAGCGCATCGACTGGTTCAAGCCCTTCAGCAAGGTCAAGAACACCTCCTTCGACGGCAAGGTCTCGATCAAATGGTTCGAGGATGGGCTGACCAATGTTTCCTACAATTGCATTGACCGCCACCTGAAGAAGCGCGGCGACCAGACCGCCATCATCTGGGAAGGCGACAACCCCTACGACGACAAGAAGATCACCTACAACGAGCTCTACGAGCACGTTTGCCGGCTCGCCAATGTGATGAAGAAGCACGGCGTCAAGAAAGGCGACCGCGTCACCATCTACATGCCGATGATCCCGGAAGCCGCCTATGCGATGCTCGCCTGCACGCGTATCGGCGCCATCCATTCGATCGTCTTCGGCGGCTTCTCGCCGGACGCGCTGGCCGGCCGCATCGTCGACTGCGAATCGACCTTCGTCATCACCGCTGATGAAGGCCTGCGCGGCGGCAAACCGATCCCGCTGAAGGAGAACACCGACAAGGCGATCGACATCGCCGCGAAGAACTTCGTCATGGTGAAGAACGTCGTCGTCGTGCGCCGCACCGGCGGCAAGATCGGCTGGGCACCTGGCCGCGACGTCTGGTATCACGACGAAGTCGCGACGGTGAAGGCCGAGTGCAAGCCGGAGAAGATGAAGGCGGAAGACCCGCTGTTCATCCTCTACACCTCAGGCTCGACCGGCAAGCCGAAAGGCGTGCTGCACACCACCGCCGGCTATCTCGTCTATGCCTCGATGACGCACCAATATGTCTTCGACTATCATGACGGCGACATCTTCTGGTGCACCGCCGATGTCGGCTGGGTCACTGGCCACAGCTACATCATCTACGGTCCGCTCGCCAATGGCGCCACCACGCTGATGTTCGAGGGCGTGCCGAACTATCCCTCGCAGTCGCGCTTCTGGGAAGTCATCGACAAGCACAAGGTCAACATATTCTACACCGCCCCGACGGCGCTGCGCGCGCTGATGGGCGCCGGCAACGACCCGGTGAAGAAGACATCGCGCAAATCGCTGCGCGTGCTCGGCTCGGTCGGCGAGCCGATCAATCCGGAAGCCTGGGAGTGGTATTTCAACGTCGTCGGCAACGGCAAGGTGCCGATCGTCGATACCTGGTGGCAGACCGAGACCGGCGGCATCCTGATCACACCACTGCCGGGCGCCACCGACCTCAAGCCAGGTTCGGCGACGCGGCCCTTCTTCGGCGTCAAGCCGCAACTGGTCGATGGCGAAGGCAAGGTGCTGGAGGGTGCGGCCGACGGCAATCTCTGCATCACCGATTCCTGGCCAGGCCAGATGCGCACCGTCTATGGCGACCACGACCGTTTCGTGCAGACCTATTTCTCCACCTACAAGGGCAAGTACTTCACCGGCGATGGCTGCCGCCGCGACGCCGACGGCTACTACTGGATCACCGGTCGCGTCGACGATGTCATCAACGTCTCCGGCCACCGCATGGGCACGGCGGAAGTCGAATCGGCGCTGGTCAGCCATGATAAGGTCTCGGAGGCCGCCGTCGTCGGCTATCCCCACGACATCAAAGGCCAGGGCATCTACAGCTATGTCACCTTGATGAAGGGGGAAGAGCCGACCGAGGAACTGCGCAAGGAGCTCATCGCCCATGTCCGCAAGGAGATCGGCGCCATCGCCTCGCCCGACAAGATCCAGTTCGCGCCGGGCCTGCCCAAGACGCGCTCGGGCAAGATCATGCGCCGCATCCTGCGCAAGATCGCCGAGGACGATTATGTCGCCCTCGGCGACACTTCGACGCTTGCCGATCCGGCCGTCGTCGACGACCTCATCGCCAACCGGCAGAACAAGAAGGGCTGA
- a CDS encoding YggS family pyridoxal phosphate-dependent enzyme yields MGDTVQQFFAVKAKIAAAEQEARREAGAVTLVAVSKTFAAADIQPVIEAGQRVFGENRVQEAQGKWPALKEAIADIELHLIGPLQSNKAKEAVALFDVIETVDREKIAAELAKEIARQGRAPKLYVQVNTGSEPQKAGIEPRDAVAFVARCRDVHGLAIEGLMCIPPADENPGPHFALLEKLAREAGVEKLSMGMSGDYETAIAFGATSVRVGSAIFGSR; encoded by the coding sequence ATGGGTGACACCGTTCAGCAGTTTTTCGCGGTCAAGGCGAAGATCGCCGCCGCCGAGCAGGAGGCGCGCCGCGAGGCCGGCGCGGTGACGCTGGTGGCCGTCTCCAAGACTTTTGCTGCCGCTGACATCCAGCCGGTGATAGAGGCCGGCCAGCGCGTCTTCGGCGAGAACCGCGTCCAGGAAGCGCAAGGCAAATGGCCGGCGCTTAAGGAGGCCATTGCCGATATCGAACTGCATCTGATCGGTCCGCTGCAGTCGAACAAGGCCAAGGAGGCGGTGGCGCTGTTCGACGTCATCGAGACGGTCGACCGCGAGAAGATCGCTGCCGAACTCGCCAAGGAAATCGCCAGGCAAGGCCGCGCACCGAAACTCTATGTCCAGGTCAACACCGGCTCCGAGCCGCAGAAGGCCGGCATCGAGCCGCGCGACGCCGTGGCTTTCGTCGCCCGCTGCCGCGATGTCCACGGCCTCGCCATCGAAGGCCTGATGTGCATCCCGCCGGCCGACGAGAACCCCGGCCCGCATTTCGCCCTACTGGAAAAATTGGCGCGCGAAGCAGGCGTCGAAAAGCTGTCGATGGGCATGTCCGGCGACTACGAGACGGCAATCGCCTTCGGCGCCACCAGCGTCCGCGTCGGCTCGGCGATTTTTGGTAGCCGCTGA
- a CDS encoding aldo/keto reductase, whose translation MDCRRLGASGLKVPALSFGAGTFGGSGPLFGAWGNSDAKEARRLVDICLEAGVNLFDTADVYSNGASEEVLGEAIKGRRDAVLISTKTSLPMGDGPADYGSSRSRLIKSVDAALKRLGTDYIDLLQLHAFDAGTPIEEVLSTLDELVRSGKLRYVGVSNFSGWQVMKSLAEADKHGYPRYAAHQIYYSLVGRDYEWELMPLGLDQGVGALVWSPLGWGRLTGKIRRGQPLPEKSRLHDTADFGPPVEDEHLYRVMDALDAVAQETGKTVPQIAINWLLQRPTVSSVIIGARNEEQLRQNLGAVGWSLTPDQMKKLDAASEVTAPYPYFPYRRQEGFARLNPPAV comes from the coding sequence ATGGACTGTCGACGTTTGGGCGCATCGGGCCTCAAGGTGCCCGCACTTTCGTTCGGCGCGGGAACCTTCGGCGGCTCCGGCCCGCTGTTCGGCGCCTGGGGCAATAGCGACGCCAAGGAAGCGCGGCGGCTGGTCGACATCTGCCTGGAGGCCGGAGTCAATCTGTTCGACACCGCCGACGTCTATTCGAACGGCGCTTCGGAAGAGGTGCTCGGCGAGGCGATAAAAGGCCGTCGCGATGCCGTGCTGATCTCGACCAAGACGTCCTTGCCGATGGGCGACGGGCCGGCCGATTACGGCTCTTCCCGCTCGCGGCTGATCAAGTCGGTGGACGCCGCGCTGAAGCGCCTCGGCACCGATTACATCGACCTGTTGCAGCTGCACGCCTTCGATGCTGGCACGCCGATCGAGGAGGTGCTGTCGACGCTGGACGAGCTCGTGCGTTCCGGCAAGCTGCGCTATGTCGGCGTCTCCAATTTTTCCGGCTGGCAAGTGATGAAGTCGCTGGCGGAAGCCGACAAGCACGGCTACCCGCGCTACGCCGCACATCAGATTTACTACTCGCTGGTTGGCCGCGACTATGAATGGGAACTGATGCCGCTCGGCCTCGACCAGGGCGTCGGCGCGCTGGTGTGGAGCCCGCTCGGCTGGGGTCGGCTGACCGGCAAGATCCGCCGCGGCCAGCCTCTGCCGGAAAAGAGCCGGCTGCATGACACGGCTGATTTTGGTCCGCCGGTCGAGGACGAACATCTCTACCGCGTCATGGACGCGCTGGACGCGGTGGCGCAGGAAACCGGCAAGACCGTGCCGCAGATCGCCATCAACTGGCTGCTGCAGCGCCCGACCGTGTCGTCGGTGATCATCGGCGCCCGCAACGAGGAACAATTGCGCCAGAACCTCGGAGCCGTGGGCTGGTCGCTGACCCCGGACCAGATGAAGAAACTCGACGCCGCAAGCGAAGTCACCGCGCCCTATCCGTACTTCCCCTATCGCCGCCAGGAAGGCTTCGCCCGGCTGAACCCGCCGGCGGTGTGA
- a CDS encoding aldo/keto reductase, giving the protein MRYNQLGNTGMFVSELCLGTMTFGAAGENAQWGLIASLDQKGVNEIVGRSLAAGVNFFDTADVYSFGQSERLLGQSLRDLGVARSSVVIATKVHGAMGQGPNERGSSRGHIMDSVDASLERLQLDHIDLYQLHGTDAVTPIDETLRALDDLVASGKVRYVGVSNWAAWRIAKALGIADRRGFARFETIQSYYSIAGRDLEREIVPLINEEKLGLMVWSPMAGGLLSGKYGPGAPGNGEGRRASFNFPPVNEDRAWAAVAVMREIAKKHDVSVATVALGYVLAKPFVMSVIIGASRMDQLEQNLAAAEVKLDADDLAKLDEVSALPAEYPGWMLERQAAGRRPAPFTPKA; this is encoded by the coding sequence ATGCGCTACAACCAGCTTGGCAATACGGGGATGTTCGTCTCCGAACTGTGCCTCGGCACCATGACCTTCGGCGCCGCCGGCGAAAATGCCCAATGGGGCCTGATCGCCAGCCTCGACCAGAAGGGCGTCAACGAGATCGTCGGCCGCTCACTCGCCGCCGGCGTCAATTTCTTCGACACGGCCGACGTCTACTCCTTCGGTCAGTCCGAGCGCCTGCTCGGCCAGTCGCTGCGCGATCTCGGCGTCGCCAGGTCGAGCGTGGTCATCGCCACCAAGGTGCATGGCGCCATGGGCCAGGGTCCGAACGAACGCGGCTCCTCGCGCGGCCACATCATGGATTCGGTCGATGCCAGTCTCGAACGGCTGCAGCTCGACCATATCGATCTCTATCAGCTGCACGGCACCGACGCGGTGACGCCGATAGACGAGACGCTGCGGGCGCTCGACGACCTCGTTGCCAGCGGCAAGGTCCGTTACGTCGGCGTTTCCAACTGGGCGGCATGGCGCATCGCCAAGGCCCTCGGCATTGCCGACCGCAGGGGCTTTGCCCGTTTCGAGACCATCCAGTCCTACTATTCCATCGCCGGCCGCGACCTCGAACGCGAGATCGTGCCGCTCATCAACGAGGAGAAGCTCGGCCTGATGGTGTGGTCGCCGATGGCCGGCGGCCTGCTCTCCGGCAAATACGGCCCCGGCGCGCCCGGCAATGGCGAGGGCCGCCGCGCATCCTTCAACTTCCCGCCGGTCAACGAGGATCGCGCCTGGGCAGCCGTCGCCGTCATGCGCGAGATCGCCAAGAAGCATGATGTCAGCGTTGCCACCGTGGCGCTCGGCTATGTCCTGGCCAAGCCTTTCGTGATGAGCGTGATCATCGGCGCCAGCCGGATGGACCAACTCGAACAGAACCTTGCCGCGGCTGAAGTGAAGCTCGATGCAGACGATCTCGCCAAACTGGACGAGGTCAGCGCGCTGCCGGCCGAATATCCCGGCTGGATGCTGGAGCGCCAGGCAGCTGGCCGCCGCCCGGCGCCGTTCACGCCGAAGGCCTAA
- a CDS encoding MOSC domain-containing protein encodes MRDEMALGSVSQLWRYPASSLAGERQDAILVGPMGMAGDRMFGLVDSSDNEIARPDREAKWHKVPRIRTRLANDRDLEIAVPDGDWLSAPGAECDRAISAYLGFAASIRPFGQENAPPAYSGPVTAARYSKAPIHLLTTASLARLKALHPEGAADPRRFRPNIVVDMAAVEGSFPETEWIGRKLAIGDLLLTISEPCRRCGFTIIAQDGFDTDPAILRNLVRHNAHNLGVYCTVDRPARVEIGAPMRFI; translated from the coding sequence ATGCGGGACGAGATGGCATTGGGCTCTGTCAGCCAGCTCTGGCGCTATCCGGCGAGTTCGCTCGCCGGCGAGCGCCAGGACGCCATCCTGGTCGGACCGATGGGCATGGCCGGCGACCGCATGTTCGGCCTCGTCGATAGCTCTGACAACGAGATCGCCCGGCCCGACCGCGAGGCGAAATGGCACAAGGTGCCGCGCATCCGCACCCGGCTGGCCAATGACCGCGACCTGGAGATCGCCGTCCCTGACGGCGACTGGCTGAGCGCACCCGGTGCCGAATGCGACCGCGCTATATCGGCCTATCTCGGCTTCGCCGCCTCGATCCGGCCGTTCGGCCAGGAGAATGCGCCGCCAGCCTATTCCGGCCCGGTCACCGCGGCCCGCTATAGCAAGGCGCCGATCCATCTCCTGACCACGGCTTCGCTGGCGCGGCTGAAGGCGCTGCATCCGGAAGGTGCCGCCGACCCGCGCCGCTTCCGCCCCAACATCGTCGTCGACATGGCAGCGGTGGAAGGCTCGTTTCCCGAGACCGAATGGATCGGCCGAAAGCTCGCCATCGGCGATTTGCTCCTGACGATTTCCGAACCGTGCCGCCGCTGCGGCTTCACCATCATCGCCCAGGACGGCTTCGACACCGATCCGGCGATCCTGCGCAATTTGGTTCGCCACAACGCGCACAATCTCGGCGTCTATTGCACGGTCGACCGACCGGCCCGCGTCGAGATCGGCGCGCCGATGCGCTTCATCTAA
- a CDS encoding neutral zinc metallopeptidase — protein sequence MVRLSLVTASLLAIATGLHFPTISEAAEASTSAPAANASDDNVKQLLSVVLAETEDFWGATFKAGGSTYEEPKLVLFTGFIATACGAVSGTSYCAADHKIYLDPAFPELREIGLTGDFTKALIVAREVGHHVQNIAAVSPPAVTDGNQEAAIIRSEQVELQADCFAGLWSHYVWDKGLLEDTDLTQARDLLRSLADDQAANAARNSTAKRYGTSEQRIRWYDRGLAGKAIADCNTFANPL from the coding sequence TTGGTCCGCTTGTCCTTGGTCACGGCATCGCTACTTGCCATAGCGACAGGGCTGCATTTCCCGACGATCTCCGAGGCTGCCGAGGCCTCGACATCTGCACCTGCTGCAAACGCCAGCGACGACAACGTCAAACAGCTCCTCTCCGTGGTGCTGGCGGAAACCGAGGATTTCTGGGGTGCCACCTTCAAAGCGGGCGGATCGACCTATGAGGAGCCCAAGCTGGTGCTGTTCACCGGCTTCATCGCCACCGCATGCGGTGCTGTTTCCGGGACATCATATTGCGCGGCAGACCACAAGATTTATCTCGATCCGGCGTTCCCCGAGCTGCGAGAGATCGGTTTGACCGGAGATTTCACCAAGGCGTTGATTGTCGCCCGGGAGGTTGGGCACCATGTGCAGAACATCGCAGCCGTTTCGCCCCCGGCCGTGACCGACGGCAACCAGGAGGCCGCCATCATCCGATCAGAACAGGTCGAGCTCCAGGCCGATTGCTTTGCCGGACTGTGGAGCCACTATGTCTGGGACAAGGGGTTGTTAGAAGACACCGATCTGACGCAGGCCAGGGACCTGTTGCGATCGCTCGCAGACGATCAGGCCGCCAACGCCGCCAGAAATTCGACGGCAAAAAGGTATGGCACCTCGGAGCAGAGGATCCGCTGGTATGATCGGGGCCTTGCCGGAAAAGCGATCGCGGACTGCAACACTTTTGCCAATCCTCTTTGA
- a CDS encoding sugar phosphate isomerase/epimerase family protein, with the protein MTSLPILGAAMTLDDLEIHRDWLFEKQRDLELQSFAEASVLNGDWAPLAARARKLLDGHQGRLGIHGPFWGFTIASQDPDIRDVVSKRLVQGIEVCAAIGATQMVVHSPYTTWSYNNLDNNHGEREKIVAYCHLTLRDAVKRAEDIGCTMVLENIEDKDPHIRVALADSFNSPAVAVSIDTGHAYYAHGSTGAPPVDYYVHAAGNRLQHIHLQDADGYADRHWSLGEGMLPWRSVFTALARLDSNPRLIIEIRDKSKIPASAAYIASLGIAE; encoded by the coding sequence ATGACCTCCCTGCCCATTCTTGGCGCCGCCATGACGCTTGACGACCTCGAAATCCATCGCGATTGGCTCTTCGAAAAACAGCGCGACCTGGAATTGCAGAGCTTTGCCGAGGCCAGTGTTCTCAACGGCGACTGGGCACCGCTCGCCGCCCGCGCCAGAAAACTTCTCGACGGCCATCAGGGACGGCTCGGAATTCACGGACCTTTCTGGGGCTTCACCATTGCCTCGCAGGACCCCGATATTCGCGATGTCGTCAGCAAGCGTCTGGTCCAGGGTATCGAGGTCTGCGCCGCCATCGGCGCCACGCAGATGGTCGTTCACAGCCCCTATACGACCTGGTCCTATAACAATCTCGACAACAATCACGGTGAGCGCGAGAAAATCGTCGCCTATTGCCACCTCACTCTACGCGATGCCGTCAAGCGGGCCGAGGATATCGGCTGCACGATGGTTCTGGAGAACATCGAGGACAAGGATCCGCATATCCGCGTGGCGTTGGCAGACAGCTTCAACTCCCCGGCGGTCGCCGTCTCGATAGACACCGGCCACGCCTATTATGCCCATGGCTCGACCGGTGCTCCGCCGGTCGATTACTATGTACATGCCGCCGGCAATCGCCTGCAGCACATCCACCTGCAAGATGCTGATGGCTACGCCGATCGTCACTGGAGCCTCGGCGAAGGCATGCTTCCATGGCGCTCGGTCTTTACCGCGCTCGCCAGGCTCGACAGCAATCCGCGCCTCATCATCGAGATCAGGGACAAGTCCAAGATCCCGGCCTCGGCGGCCTACATCGCCTCACTTGGCATCGCCGAGTAA